The Arachis hypogaea cultivar Tifrunner chromosome 19, arahy.Tifrunner.gnm2.J5K5, whole genome shotgun sequence genome has a window encoding:
- the LOC112779764 gene encoding lectin-like, whose product MGVSFNLHKFDPKHSKEIQFQGDATITDHHIIRLTNLDDDGNPLGNRVGRVLFSDPVHLYDHSGLRAGFETTFVFRISKPYNTEYTPGPGDGLAFFLASADTEIPPESSGKFLGLFNDASDRIVAVEFDTFSNSDIGDPNYPHIGIDVNSIRSSKVCYWNFHDAAITTAKITYNSAHKKLTVHVSTYLHSQPDTLTYDVDLSTKLPEKVKIGISASTGQFSQTTEILSWIFKSN is encoded by the coding sequence ATGGGTGTCTCATTTAACTTGCACAAATTTGACCCTAAGCACTCCAAGGAGATCCAATTCCAAGGAGACGCAACCATTACCGATCACCATATCATTCGACTCACCAATCTGGACGACGATGGCAACCCACTGGGAAACAGAGTTGGCCGAGTCTTATTCTCCGACCCTGTGCACCTCTACGACCACAGTGGCCTCCGAGCAGGATTTGAAACCACCTTCGTCTTTCGCATCTCAAAACCCTATAACACTGAATATACACCTGGACCTGGTGATGGTCTTGCCTTCTTCCTTGCTAGTGCTGACACTGAAATTCCTCCTGAATCTTCTGGAAAGTTTCTCGGCCTCTTTAATGATGCATCTGACAGAATTGTTGCTGTTGAATTCGATACTTTTTCCAACTCCGATATTGGGGATCCCAATTATCCGCACATCGGAATTGATGTTAACTCTATCAGGTCATCAAAAGTTTGTTACTGGAATTTTCATGATGCAGCGATAACTACTGCAAAGATAACATATAACTCTGCTCATAAGAAGTTAACTGTCCATGTCTCTACATATCTCCACAGCCAACCCGACACTCTTACTTATGATGTCGATTTGAGTACTAAGCTGCCTGAAAAGGTTAAGATTGGAATATCTGCTTCCACTGGACAATTCTCGCAGACTACTGAGATTCTGTCTTGGATCTTCAAGTCCAACTGA